One genomic region from Magallana gigas chromosome 3, xbMagGiga1.1, whole genome shotgun sequence encodes:
- the LOC105323787 gene encoding neuronal acetylcholine receptor subunit alpha-9, whose amino-acid sequence MKQSQSSNMEKITLMLFLFWCCLKNLVVPFSDLSNNETTMYQYRTKLYEKMLKTYDKRILPQCTEDPVDVTIELAPKEIVNVQENQESAKFQLWVRLSWFDCNLVWNKSTYGNISSITVPNDAIWIPDLTLVEDIDYVANMPQMKQFRALVTSDGNVHFNFLTVVNTICPMNLTYYPYDIQMCNFTFLSWIHTSKEVHIYASSDLGDLENFSPNQEFIVTEVTAINVKKDYPCCGGFFSQVTYTIKMKRRPVFFMATIVVPFFIITIISLVGFALPSISGEKITFHTTILLATVVFLLLVQDQFPSTSETFPKIAVYFTIAMILSCVSCVMSAIVMYIYYNDLSGMNMNKWIRQIFIVWMGKIMFVKERNVPLKANSQQKADTMEMRPRVSGKEFRKRGESRKTIKGLTRPDCISIYEEMNNEQSTNGVHGENTQRDQENETFAKVRFQDFQSSNYSSSTNNKNRASIYYSYEDFDPPARRMNDWELLAYTLDRFFTVFYVFMTVLNSLVFLIIMNSHDTL is encoded by the coding sequence ATGAAACAATCTCAATCAAGCAACATGGAAAAAATCACCCTCATGCTTTTTCTTTTCTGGTGCTGTCTCAAGAATCTGGTTGTACCATTTAGTGATCTTTCGAATAATGAGACAACTATGTATCAGTATAGGACAAAGTTGTATGAAAAAATGCTGAAGACTTATGATAAAAGAATACTACCACAATGCACTGAAGACCCAGTGGATGTCACAATAGAGCTCGCACCTAAGGAGATAGTTAATGTCCAGGAAAATCAGGAATCCGCTAAATTCCAGTTGTGGGTCCGACTATCCTGGTTTGACTGTAACTTGGTCTGGAATAAGTCCACATATGGAAACATCTCTTCAATTACTGTTCCAAATGATGCCATATGGATTCCTGATTTGACCTTAGTAGAGGACATTGATTATGTTGCTAACATGCCGCAAATGAAGCAATTTCGTGCACTGGTCACCAGTGATGGAAACGTTcacttcaattttttaacagtaGTGAATACAATTTGTCCAATGAACTTAACATACTACCCTTATGATATTCAGATGTGTAATTTCACCTTTTTGTCTTGGATTCATACATCTAAAGAAGTGCATATTTATGCCTCCTCTGATTTAGGAGATCTCGAGAATTTCTCTCCAAATCAGGAGTTTATTGTTACAGAAGTAACAGCTATTAATGTGAAAAAAGACTACCCTTGTTGCGGAGGATTTTTCTCACAAGTGACTTACACAATCAAAATGAAAAGGCGTCCAGTTTTCTTCATGGCAACCATTGTAGTACCTTTTTTCATCATCACAATCATCTCTTTGGTTGGATTCGCTCTTCCATCCATATCTGGAGAGAAGATCACCTTCCACACAACAATTCTGCTTGCTACAGTGGTGTTTTTACTCCTGGTACAAGATCAATTCCCTTCCACCTCTGAAACGTTCCCAAAGATAGCCGTCTATTTTACGATTGCAATGATATTAAGCTGCGTTTCTTGTGTTATGTCCGCCATTGTAATGTACATCTACTACAATGACTTAAGTGGAATGAACATGAACAAATGGATACGACAAATATTCATAGTGTGGATGGGGAAAATAATGTTTGTAAAAGAGAGAAATGTTCCACTCAAAGCAAACAGTCAACAAAAGGCTGACACTATGGAAATGAGACCAAGGGTTTCTGGCAAAGAATTCCGAAAGAGAGGGGAGAGTCGGAAAACCATAAAAGGCTTAACAAGACCCGATTGTATTAGTATCTATGAAGAAATGAATAACGAACAATCTACGAATGGTGTCCATGGGGAAAATACACAGAGAGATCAGGAAAATGAAACTTTTGCAAAAGTCAGATTCCAAGACTTCCAGTCGAGTAATTACAGCAGCAGCACcaacaacaaaaacagggcatccATTTATTATAGTTATGAAGACTTTGACCCTCCAGCTCGGAGAATGAATGACTGGGAATTACTGGCGTACACGCTTGATAGGTTCTTCACGGTTTTCTATGTCTTCATGACAGTTTTGAATTCCCTGGTGTTTTTGATCATCATGAATAGTCATGATACtctttaa